From the genome of Pseudomonas sihuiensis:
ATTGCAGGTCGCGGCTGGGAATCCACACCGTGCTGCCACTGGCGCTGCGTACCTGGCTGTAGTCGCCCTGAGTGCGCAGCAGCTCCACTTTCTCCCCGGAAACCAGCGTGCCGACGATACGGTAGCCATCGGTGGGGCCGCTGCGTACGTAGGTATTCAGGCTGTCGCTGACCCAGCGCTGGTTACTGGCGGCCTCTTCCGCCAGTGACGGCTGCACGCCGCCGAGCAGGCCACCGAGCAGCAGGCAGGCACCGAGAATGCGGGGTTGGAGTGGAGCATGACGAGATAAAAACATGGGGCGATCTTCACATGGCAGTCAGACGAACCCGGCGAACGGGATGAACGATGCCGGCCACGCGCTGAACAACACGCTCGAGCATGATCCAGGCAGAATCCGCGACGTAGACGCCACACTAGCGGCCAATAGCCATCTATTCCTGCCGGTACGGGCCGACAGCAGACAGACATTGACCGCTTGCTTCGAGTTCACTCCAGGCAGGAGATGGTAGATGGACGGAAGGTGGCGTCAGCCGTTGTGGCGCTGGACGAAGGTAGAGAAATCCGCCAACGGCATCGGCCGGCCAAGCAGATATCCCTGGAACTGAGTGCAACCGTTGTCCGCCAGAAACCTACGCTGCGCCTCGGTTTCCACGCCCTCGGCGATCACCGTCATGCCCATGCTCTGCCCCAGAGCGATCACCGTGCGCACGATGGTTTCGCTGTTGGCATCGGTGAGCACGTCGCAGATGAACGAACGGTCGATTTTCAGTTTGCTCAGCGGCAGGCGCTTGAGGTGGCTGAGGGAAGAAAAGCCGGTACCGAAGTCATCCAGCGAGAAGCGCACGCCATGTTCGACCAGCGCCGTCATCTTGCGCGTGAGGTCCTCCATGTCATGCACGATCAGCGTCTCGGTCAACTCCAGTTCCAGACGCCGGGCATCGATACCGTGGCGCTCGATCAGGCCGAGAATTTCGGCGACGAAACTGCTTTGCGAGAACTGCTTCTGGCTGATGTTCACCGCCAGGCCCAGGTCGCCGAAGAGCGGGTCATCCTTCCACCGGCGCAACTGCGCGGCCGTTTGCTCCAGCACCCACTGACCAATGGGGATGATCAGCCCGGTATTCTCAGCGTGATCGATGAACTCGCCAGGCGCCAGCAGACCGCGTTGCGGGTGCTGCCAGCGAATCAGCAACTCGGCGCCGATGACCCGCCCGGCACCATTGAGCTGCGGCTGGTAATACAGCACGAACTGTTGCTCGCGAATGGCCGCGCGCAGGTCGCGATCCAGCTCCGAGCGCTCGGCGGTGTCGCTCTGCAGGATATGCAGGAGCAGGAAGAACAGCGCCATGGCAGCGACGCCCTGCACCCAGGAGCCGACGATGCGCACGTCGTCCGGCAGCGCATAGAGATCGGTGGGCCGCCAGTTGGACGCGGCCAGGGCGACGAACAGCAGCAGGCAGAACAGGGACATGCCGTAACGCAGCCAAAGGGGCTCATCGCGGAAGGCCATCAACGCGCCGACAGCCACCGGTAGCAGATAGAGATGTGTCGCACGCGGCGCCATGAGGGTCGGCGGGTCGAGCAGCAGGGTCGAAGCGACGACGATAAGGATCAGCGCGCCGAACAGAATCAGGTTGGCGCTGCGGGCCTGGTTGCGCAGGGTCAGGGCGAAGACCGCCACACCGCTGAGGATGATGGTCACATCCATGATGACGATGGCCCAGTAGCCGCGAGAGGAAAAGAACAGCCCCCAGAGCAGGCCCATCACGATCATCACCAGACTCGACAGCATGCGCATGCGCCGCTCGCGGCGCTGACCGACCAGAGCCAGGTCTGCACCATGCCAGAGTTTACGAACGCGCCTGCCGAAGCTCGAGAGTGATGGCATGGTGAAATCCTGATCTGATCACTTCATTCTTGAAGCTGCCTGGCCGAATGCAAGTTTCCGGCACAGCTTTTAACAGGCGGTTAACAGGCAGTTGAAAAACGTAGGCGAGGCAGCCAGTGCAATACCGATGGCGGCCCCACAAAAACAGGCGAAAAAAGCACTGGGCCCGCACTCGGGTTTACGAGTTGTAAATGAGCATTTTGATCGGACTCGCGCACGAGCCTTTTTTTAACGCAGCAATGGCAACGCAGGTAGTTTTTCAACAGCCTGTTAATGCTGCCAGTGCGCCTCGCTGGCCAACCGTTCGGCAATGAAGTCCAGCAGCAGGCGCATCGCCGGCAGCATCTGTCGACGGGTGCCGTACAGGGCATGGATGCCCAGCTCCGGCGGCCGGTAATCCGCCAGAAGCTGCACCAGACGCCCTTCGCGCAGCAAAGCCTCCACCGAATACAGCGGTTGCAGGCTGATACCGGCACCAGCCAGTGCCGCTTCCAGCAGCACCATCGACTCGTTGGCGCTGAGGCTGCCGGACACCGAAACCGCACTCGCCTCCCCTCGATGCTCGAACTCCCACAGGCTGCGGCCGAAGTAGGCGTAGGCCAGGCAGTTATGCCGGGCCAGATCCTCCGGGCGCTGCGGTGTGCCGTGTCGCGCCAGGTAATCTGGGCTGGCACAGACCACCGAGCGACACACGGCCAGGCGCCGCGCGATCAGATTCGGGTCGAGTTGATTGGTGATGCGCAGCGCCAGGTCGATGCGCGCCTCCACCAGATTGACCGCTTCACTGCCGACCAGCAGATCGATGCTGACCCGCGGGTAGCGCTCGGTGAAGGCCTGCAGCGCATGCACCAGCCAGGCCTGGGCGAAGGACTGGCTGCAGGTGATACGCAGGGTGCCGCGCGGCGCATCATCCAAACCTTGCCCCAGTGCCTGCATGCGCTCGGCCAGGGCCAACATCTCGCGGCATTGCGGCAGCATCTGCTCGCCTGCCGCCGTCAGGCTCAAGCGCCGTGTGCTGCGGTGCAGCAAACGCACACCGGCCCAGGCTTCCAGCCCGGCGAGATAACGCGAAACCATCGCCCGCGACATGTCCAGCGCCTCGGCAGCGGCCGTCTGACTGCCCCGCTCCAGCACCTCGACGAACACCCGCGCCGCCATCAGTCGATCCATGATTTGCTCGATCCATGCAACAAATATGGCCAGCTTACGGGGCTTTTCGCTCGGCAGGTAGCGCATAAGATGCGCCACACCCTACTCTGCCTGGAGATCCTTCATGTCCCACGTCACCCGTTTTCTCGTCGGGCTCGGCCTGCTCGCCGCTGCCAGCAGCGCCCTCGCCCAGCCGCTGACACTGGACACCTACAACCCGCGTGAAGCCGCAGTCTTTCCGGTCAGCTCGACCCTGATCAGCGGCGAGAAGGACGCCATCCTGGTGGATGCGCAGTTCTCCAACGATGAGGCGCAGGAACTGGTCGAACGTATCCGCGCCAGCGGCAAGCGCCTGACCACCATCTTCATCAGCCATGGCGACCCGGACTTCTACTTCGGCCTCGACGTTCTGACCCGCGCCTACCCCGAAGCCAAGGTGCTGGCCACGCCGGCCACCGTCGCCTATATCGAGAAGACCCGCGCGCCCAAGCTGGCTTACTGGGGGCCGATTCTCAAGGACAGCGCGCCTTCCCGCACCGTTGTACCCGAAGCCCTGCAGGGCAATCAGCTGCAGCTGGAAGGCCAGCGCATCGAGGTGGTCGGGCATGACCCGCAGCACACCAGCTTGTGGATTCCCGGCATCAAGGCCGTGGTCGGCGGCGTGCTGACCAGCGCCAACATCCACCTCTGGGTGGCTGACGCGCAGAGCGTCGAGGCCCGGCAACGCTGGCTCAAGTCGCTGGATGAACTCGAAGCCCTGCAACCGGCCATCCTGGTGCCAGGCCACTACCTGGGCGAGCCGGCGATGGATCTGGCCGACCTGCGCTTCACCCGCGACTACCTGCTGGCTCTGGAGCAGGAACTGCCGAAAGCCAAGGATGCCCAGGCGCTGATCACGGCGATGAAGGCACGCTTTCCTGGGCTGCAGGATGACAGCAGCCTGGAGCTGAGCGCCAAGGTACTCAAGGGCGAGATGCAGTGGCCTTGAAGCTTTGCGCTGCCTCACGCAGCCACGTTAGCGCCCTTGTCGAACATCAGGGCCACCCCCTGCCCTGATGTTCGCACCCGTGATGCATATGCCCGACAGCGTCTCTGACCTGTCGGGCGTTGCCGTTTCAGGGCCGGCAAAACCTGTACAGCCTGCACAAGCGCCGGCGTGACTCGGCAGCCACTGCACGAACGTGCACGAAAGGGCTTGCAAAGAAGGGCAAACGGCTATACAAAAACTGTACATAAATAAATATTGTACAGCTTTGGGTAAATCGACATGCCGTCCTACCGTGCTCCGCTGCGTGACATGCGCTTTGTGTTCGAAGAATTGCTCGACGCCTATACCCTGCTGCAAACGCTGCCCGAACAGCGTGAGTTAACTGCCGACCTCGGCGGCGCAATTCTCGAAGAAGCGGCCAAGCTGGCCGAGAACGTACTCGCCCCCCTCAATGGGCCCGGTGACAAACAGGGTTGCCAGTACGACCCGCAGACCTGCAGCGTGCGCACCCCCGACGGTTTCAAGGCTGCCTATCAGCAGTTCGCCGAAGGCGGCTGGACAGCGCTGGCCTGCACGCCTCGGTTCGGCGGCCAGGGCCTGCCCCATGTACTGAACATGCTGGTGGAGGAGATGACCTGCTCGGCCAACCTGTCGCTCGGCATGTACCCCGGCCTGACCCACGGCGCCATCAACGCCCTGACCAGTCACGGCACGCCCGAACAGCAGGAGACCTACCTGCCGCGCCTGATCAGCGGCGAGTGGACCGGCACCATGTGCCTGACCGAACCGCAATGCGGTACCGATCTCGGCCTGATCCGCACCCGCGCCGTGCCGCAGGCCGACGGCAGCTACGCCATCACCGGCACCAAGATCTGGATCACCGGCGGTGAGCACGATCTGGTCGACAACATCGTCCACCTGGTGCTGGCCAAGCTGCCGGACGCACCGGACAGCGTCAAAGGTATCTCCCTGTTCCTGGTGCCCAAGGTACTGGAGGACGGCAGCCGCAACTCGGCCTTCTGTGGCGGCCTCGAGCACAAGATGGGCATCAAGGGCTCGGCCACCTGCGTGATGAATTTCGAAGGCGCCAAGGGCTGGCTGATCGGCGAGCCGAACAAGGGCCTGAGCTGCATGTTCACCATGATGAACTCGGCGCGTCTGATGGTCGGCATGCAGGGCCTGGGTGTGGCCGAAAGCGCCTACCAGATCGCCCTGGGCTTCGCTCGCGAACGCCTGCAGAGCCGCTCCATCTCCGGGCCGAAGGCCGCCGACAAACCGGCCGACCCGATCATGGTGCACCCGGACGTACGGCGCATGCTGCTGCGGCAGAAGGTGATGATCGAAGGTTGCCGCGCCCTCGCCTATTTCGCCGGACTGCAGCAGGACATCGCCCACGGCGCCGAAGATGCCGAAACGCGCAGTCGTGCCGGCGATCTGGTGCAATTGCTCACACCGGTGGTAAAGGCCTTCCTCACCGATGAAGGCTTCACCTGCGCCAATGAGGGCCTGCAGGTGCTTGGCGGCTCGGGCTTCACCGAAGACTGGGGTATCGAACAACTGGTGCGCGACAGCCGCATCACCCGCATCTACGAAGGCACCAACGGCATCCAGGCGCTGGATCTGGTGGGCCGCAAGCTCGCACTCGGAGGCGGTCGCGCCGTACGCGCCTATTTCGCTCTGGTCGAAGGCTGGCTCAAGAACAATGCCGATGCCCCGCATGCCACTGCGGTGACCCAGGCACTGAAGCAACTGCAGCAGGCCACCCTGTGGCTGGCCAGCGAGGGCAGCAAGGACCCGGAGCAGGCGGCGGCAGCGGCGACGCCCTATCTGCGCCTGTTCGGCCTGACCAGCCTGGCCTGGTTGTGGTCGCAACAAGCCCAGCTGGCGCAGCGCCAACTCGATGCCGGCAGTTCGGAAACCCATTTCTATGCAGCCAAGATCAAGTCCGCCGATTTCTTCATGGCCCGCATCCTGCCAGAAGCCGACGCTCTGCTCAGTGAGATCAAGGCAGGCAAGGCGACACTGATGGCCTTCACCGACGAGGAGTTCGCCGCCTGATTGCAGACGGCACTGACAAGCTGCGCAATCCGACAACCCACCTCTCCCCTTTTTGGTTGTCGGATTTTTTTATTAAGTACTCGCGGCCAGTGTCTGGCCGCAGTGAATACCCACTGTGCAAGGAGGGATCATGGCCACCCGGACGTCGCGTCTCTGTTCGACCCTGCTGCTGACGCTGATGCTCGCCTGCAGCGTGGCACACGCCAATAGCCAGGCTGGTTGGCGTGAGCAATTGCCTCAGGCCAACCTGGTCGGCAGCGGTGATTTCAGCTGGTTCGGTTTCTCGGTCTACAACGCCAAGCTATGGAGCCCGGTGCAGCAGGTGGATTTCTCCCAGCCCTTCGCTCTGGAGCTGACCTACCGACGCACCATCAGCCGGGAAACCCTGGTCGATACCAGCCTCGACGAAATACGCCGGATCAACGGCCAACCCCTCGACCGCGAACAGCAGGCCGAGTGGACGCAGCAGATGAGCCAGGCGTTCGTCGACGTGAAGGATGGCACGCGCATCACCGGCGTATTCCTGCCCGGCGAGGGCTGTCGCTTCTATGTCGACGGCAAACTGCAGCACGTCATCGACGATCAAGAGTTCGCCCGCGCCTTCTTCTCCATCTGGCTCGATCCGCAGACCCGCAGTCCGAAGCTGCGCGCGGCATTGCTCGGTCTCAACCCCTGAGGTATCGCATGAAAGCCCTATTGATTGTGCTGAGCAGCCTGCTGCTGATCAGCTGCGGCCAGGTCCCGGTCGAACGTTACGCCAACGAGAAACCCGTGCTGGACCTGCCCACCTACTTCTCCGGGCCGGTGCAGGCATGGGGCATGTTCCAGGATCGCTCCGGCGAAGTGATCAAGCGCTTTCATGTCGATATCCAGAGCCGCCGCGAGGGCGACAAGCTGATCCTCGACGAGCGCTTCCTGTACAGCGACGGCACCCGCCAGCGCCGGGTCTGGACCCTGACGCCCGACGGTACGGGACGCTGGATCGGCACCGCTGACGACGTGGTCGGCGAAGCCATAGGCGACGTGGCCGGTAACGCCCTGCGCTGGCGTTACCACCTCAACCTGCCGGTGGGTGACAGCACCTATGTCGTCTACTTCGACGACTGGATGTACCTGATGGACGACGACACCCTGATCAACCGCTCGGTCATGAGCAAGTTCGGTATCGAACTCGGCCAGGTCACGCTGTTCTTCCGCCGTGGCGCCGCTCAGCCATGACCCTGCACAGCCTGGGCAATGGCTACAAGGCGCTGGTGATTGGCGCCAGCGGCACCATCGGCCAGGCCTTCTGCCAGTTGCTGCGCACAGACCCCAACTGCGCCAGCGTACGTGAGCTGAGCCGTAGCAGCTCACCGGCGCTCGATCTCGAAGCTCCCGCCAGCATCGCCGAAGCCGCAGCAGCCTTGGCGGACGAAGGGCCGTATCAGTTGATCCTGCACACGGCCGGGCTGCTACATCGCCCGGGCATCACGCCAGAAAAAAGCCTGGCCGCCATCGAGGCCGATGCCTTGCAGGCCGTATTTCAGGTCAATGCGCTGGGGCCGGCTCTGGTGCTGCGCCACTTCCTGCCTCTGCTCGACAAACAGGGCGCCATGGCCATGCTGTCGGCCAAGGTCGGCAGCATCGGCGACAACCGCCTCGGTGGTTGGTACGCCTACCGGGCGTCCAAGGCGGCGCTGAACATGCTGATCAAGACCGCCGCCATCGAGCTGGCACGCAGCAAGCCCAAGGCACGGCTGCTCAGCCTGCATCCCGGCACGGTCATCTCTCCCCTGTCGCAACCCTTTCGCGGTGCCAGCGCTGCGCGTCCGGCCGATTTAGCCGCCGCTGAAATGCTGCGGGTGATCGATACGCTGGGGCCCGAGCACAGCGGCAGCTTCCACGCCTACGACGGCCAGGCCTTGCCCTGGTGACAGCAGCCAGGCAACGCGGCTTGGCCATCAGGCGCGCGGCTGGCCGGCGCCCTTGAGAAAGAACTGCTCCAGCACCGCCAGCGAACGCGCACTGGCGGCGCGGCCACGGCGCTCGGCATCGACCATGCCATAGATCAGCGACACGAACAGTTCGGTCAGCAGCTCGGCGGTAATGTCGATGCGAAAGTAGCCCTCCTGCTGGCCACGCAGGAAGAAGCTGTCCAATGCATCGGTGTAGGCGATCCAGCGCGCCCCGTCCTTGTTCGGGTCGAGGCTGTCCGGGCGGTACTGGAAGATCATGAACACCAGCAACTCGCGGTGCCTGAGGTGATTCTCGATCAGGTTGCGCAATGCCTGCGCCACATCGGCGACCTGCAGGTCGGCGTCCTCGATCACCTGATTGAGCGCTGCCTGACTGTGATTCATCAGGCGCTCGACCAGGCTGTCACGCGTGCCACAGAAACGATGCAAGGTGGCCTTGCTGACACCCGCGGCTTCGGCCAGATCTTTCAGCGTCGCCCGCGGGCGATCGACGATGGCAACAGCCAGGGCCTTGAGCAGTTTTTCATCATTGGACATCGAAGGCCCTCCGCTTGAGCAGCGCGCATTGTGCAGAAAAAGTCCCCAGACTCAACGGGGACTTACAATTTTGCTCACAGAAGATCCATATGAGTCAATATTGACTCATTTTAGCCAAAGCATGATCATTCGCGCCTTTCAAGGAAAATGGATCTCACTCCAGGTGACAGGCATGAGCACAATTCGCGGACGTTACGTTTTTTCAGTGGTCGCTCTACTGGCGGCAATCGGCCTGGCCGGCTGCGATAAAGGCGAGCAAGGATGGGGTGAGGCGCCACCGCGCGAGGTCGACGTGCTGACCGTCAAGACCGAGCCGTTCACCGTGATCGCCGAACTGCCAGGCCGTATCGAGCCGGTGCGGGTGGCCGAAGTACGTGCCCGGGTCGCCGGCATCGTGCTCAAACGCACCTTCGAGGAAGGCGCCGACGTCAAGGCCGGCGACCTGCTGTTCCAGATCGACCCGGCGCCGTTCAAGGCCGCCCTGTCCCGTGCCCAGGGCGAACTGGCCCGGGCCGAGGCGCAGCTGTTCCAGGCGCAGGCCACGGTCAAGCGCTACGAGCCACTGGTGAAGATCGATGCGGTCAGCAAGCAGGACTTCGATGTGGCCAAGGCTGCCCTGCAAAGCGCCCAGGCCGACAAGCGCTCGGCCCAAGCCAGCGTGGAAACCGCACGCCTGGACCTGGGTTACGCCGAAGTGCGCGCGCCCATTGCCGGGCGCATTGGCCGCGCCCAGGTGACCGAAGGCGCACTGGTCGGCCAGGGTGAAGCCACCCTGCTCGCCCGCATTCAGCAGCTCGACCCGGTCTACGCCGACTTCACCCAGCCGGCCGCCGATGCCCTGCGTCTGCGCGCCGCCATCGCCGATGGCAAGGTTGCCGGTGCAGCCGATCAGCCCTTGTCGCTGCGCGTCGATGGCACCGATATCGAGAGCAAAGGCACCCTGCTGTTCACCGATATCTCGGTGGATCGCAGCACCGGCCAGATCGCCCTGCGCGGCCGCTTCGACAACCCGCAAGGCGTGCTGCTGCCCGGCATGTACGTGCGCGTGCTGACGCCGCAGGGGCTGAACCAGAACGCCATCCTGGTGCCGCAGCGTGCCGTGCAGCGTGCTGCCGACGGCCAGGCCAGCGTGATGCTGCTCGGCGAAGACGACACCGTCGAGGTTCGCCAGGTCACCACCGGCGCCATGCACGGCTCACGCTGGCTGATCGCCGAAGGCCTCGAGGCCGGCGACAAGGTGATCACCAGCTCGCTGGCTGCCATCAAGCCCGGCGCCAAGGTCGTGCCGCGCGAGGAAGTTGCCGCGGCAGCCGACGCGCACGCTCCACAATCCCAGGCGCAGTAAGCCGGAGAGAAGCTCATGTCCCTGTTTTTCATACGGCGCCCCAATTTCGCCTGGGTGGTCGCCCTGTTCATCTCGCTGGCCGGCCTGCTGGCCATCCCGTTCCTGCCGGTGGCGCAGTACCCCAACGTGGCGCCGCCGCAGATCACCGTGACCGCCACCTATCCCGGCGCCTCGGCGCAGGTGCTGACCGACTCGGTGACCAGCGTCATCGAGGAAGAGCTCAACGGCGCGAAGAACCTGCTGTACTTCGAGTCCACCAGCAACGCCAACGGCATCGCCGAGATCACCGTCACCTTCCAGCCGGGCACTGACCCCGAATTGGCCCAGGTGGACGTGCAGAATCGCTTGAAGAAAGCCGAGGCACGCATGCCGCAGGCCGTGCTCACCCTGGGTATCCAGACCGAGCAGGCCACGGCGGGCTTCCTGCTGATCTACGCGCTGAGCTACAAGGATGGCGGCAAGAACGACAACACCACGGCGCTGGCCGACTACGCCGCGCGCAACATCAACAACGAAATCCGTCGCGT
Proteins encoded in this window:
- a CDS encoding putative bifunctional diguanylate cyclase/phosphodiesterase — protein: MPSLSSFGRRVRKLWHGADLALVGQRRERRMRMLSSLVMIVMGLLWGLFFSSRGYWAIVIMDVTIILSGVAVFALTLRNQARSANLILFGALILIVVASTLLLDPPTLMAPRATHLYLLPVAVGALMAFRDEPLWLRYGMSLFCLLLFVALAASNWRPTDLYALPDDVRIVGSWVQGVAAMALFFLLLHILQSDTAERSELDRDLRAAIREQQFVLYYQPQLNGAGRVIGAELLIRWQHPQRGLLAPGEFIDHAENTGLIIPIGQWVLEQTAAQLRRWKDDPLFGDLGLAVNISQKQFSQSSFVAEILGLIERHGIDARRLELELTETLIVHDMEDLTRKMTALVEHGVRFSLDDFGTGFSSLSHLKRLPLSKLKIDRSFICDVLTDANSETIVRTVIALGQSMGMTVIAEGVETEAQRRFLADNGCTQFQGYLLGRPMPLADFSTFVQRHNG
- a CDS encoding LysR family transcriptional regulator; amino-acid sequence: MDRLMAARVFVEVLERGSQTAAAEALDMSRAMVSRYLAGLEAWAGVRLLHRSTRRLSLTAAGEQMLPQCREMLALAERMQALGQGLDDAPRGTLRITCSQSFAQAWLVHALQAFTERYPRVSIDLLVGSEAVNLVEARIDLALRITNQLDPNLIARRLAVCRSVVCASPDYLARHGTPQRPEDLARHNCLAYAYFGRSLWEFEHRGEASAVSVSGSLSANESMVLLEAALAGAGISLQPLYSVEALLREGRLVQLLADYRPPELGIHALYGTRRQMLPAMRLLLDFIAERLASEAHWQH
- a CDS encoding MBL fold metallo-hydrolase codes for the protein MSHVTRFLVGLGLLAAASSALAQPLTLDTYNPREAAVFPVSSTLISGEKDAILVDAQFSNDEAQELVERIRASGKRLTTIFISHGDPDFYFGLDVLTRAYPEAKVLATPATVAYIEKTRAPKLAYWGPILKDSAPSRTVVPEALQGNQLQLEGQRIEVVGHDPQHTSLWIPGIKAVVGGVLTSANIHLWVADAQSVEARQRWLKSLDELEALQPAILVPGHYLGEPAMDLADLRFTRDYLLALEQELPKAKDAQALITAMKARFPGLQDDSSLELSAKVLKGEMQWP
- a CDS encoding acyl-CoA dehydrogenase C-terminal domain-containing protein, which translates into the protein MPSYRAPLRDMRFVFEELLDAYTLLQTLPEQRELTADLGGAILEEAAKLAENVLAPLNGPGDKQGCQYDPQTCSVRTPDGFKAAYQQFAEGGWTALACTPRFGGQGLPHVLNMLVEEMTCSANLSLGMYPGLTHGAINALTSHGTPEQQETYLPRLISGEWTGTMCLTEPQCGTDLGLIRTRAVPQADGSYAITGTKIWITGGEHDLVDNIVHLVLAKLPDAPDSVKGISLFLVPKVLEDGSRNSAFCGGLEHKMGIKGSATCVMNFEGAKGWLIGEPNKGLSCMFTMMNSARLMVGMQGLGVAESAYQIALGFARERLQSRSISGPKAADKPADPIMVHPDVRRMLLRQKVMIEGCRALAYFAGLQQDIAHGAEDAETRSRAGDLVQLLTPVVKAFLTDEGFTCANEGLQVLGGSGFTEDWGIEQLVRDSRITRIYEGTNGIQALDLVGRKLALGGGRAVRAYFALVEGWLKNNADAPHATAVTQALKQLQQATLWLASEGSKDPEQAAAAATPYLRLFGLTSLAWLWSQQAQLAQRQLDAGSSETHFYAAKIKSADFFMARILPEADALLSEIKAGKATLMAFTDEEFAA
- a CDS encoding chalcone isomerase family protein — encoded protein: MATRTSRLCSTLLLTLMLACSVAHANSQAGWREQLPQANLVGSGDFSWFGFSVYNAKLWSPVQQVDFSQPFALELTYRRTISRETLVDTSLDEIRRINGQPLDREQQAEWTQQMSQAFVDVKDGTRITGVFLPGEGCRFYVDGKLQHVIDDQEFARAFFSIWLDPQTRSPKLRAALLGLNP
- a CDS encoding DUF3833 domain-containing protein, which translates into the protein MKALLIVLSSLLLISCGQVPVERYANEKPVLDLPTYFSGPVQAWGMFQDRSGEVIKRFHVDIQSRREGDKLILDERFLYSDGTRQRRVWTLTPDGTGRWIGTADDVVGEAIGDVAGNALRWRYHLNLPVGDSTYVVYFDDWMYLMDDDTLINRSVMSKFGIELGQVTLFFRRGAAQP
- a CDS encoding SDR family NAD(P)-dependent oxidoreductase → MTLHSLGNGYKALVIGASGTIGQAFCQLLRTDPNCASVRELSRSSSPALDLEAPASIAEAAAALADEGPYQLILHTAGLLHRPGITPEKSLAAIEADALQAVFQVNALGPALVLRHFLPLLDKQGAMAMLSAKVGSIGDNRLGGWYAYRASKAALNMLIKTAAIELARSKPKARLLSLHPGTVISPLSQPFRGASAARPADLAAAEMLRVIDTLGPEHSGSFHAYDGQALPW
- a CDS encoding TetR/AcrR family transcriptional regulator, yielding MSNDEKLLKALAVAIVDRPRATLKDLAEAAGVSKATLHRFCGTRDSLVERLMNHSQAALNQVIEDADLQVADVAQALRNLIENHLRHRELLVFMIFQYRPDSLDPNKDGARWIAYTDALDSFFLRGQQEGYFRIDITAELLTELFVSLIYGMVDAERRGRAASARSLAVLEQFFLKGAGQPRA
- a CDS encoding efflux RND transporter periplasmic adaptor subunit translates to MSTIRGRYVFSVVALLAAIGLAGCDKGEQGWGEAPPREVDVLTVKTEPFTVIAELPGRIEPVRVAEVRARVAGIVLKRTFEEGADVKAGDLLFQIDPAPFKAALSRAQGELARAEAQLFQAQATVKRYEPLVKIDAVSKQDFDVAKAALQSAQADKRSAQASVETARLDLGYAEVRAPIAGRIGRAQVTEGALVGQGEATLLARIQQLDPVYADFTQPAADALRLRAAIADGKVAGAADQPLSLRVDGTDIESKGTLLFTDISVDRSTGQIALRGRFDNPQGVLLPGMYVRVLTPQGLNQNAILVPQRAVQRAADGQASVMLLGEDDTVEVRQVTTGAMHGSRWLIAEGLEAGDKVITSSLAAIKPGAKVVPREEVAAAADAHAPQSQAQ